From a region of the Nitrospirota bacterium genome:
- a CDS encoding porin encodes MARFTVRLSWTLPLLMWLLVTSVAAQEPLGGTAAEPPPAPDAAQAAPPLWHYGAYVDLSYDVDFNFPKNHLFRSRTTTQRTNELDPNMGLVYMRKDATAESRWGMEFGAQGGYDTKDFAFLQGEPKVGGADTLRHFSRANLSYLAPVGGKDLTVTAGLFNSLIGYESLYAKDNFNYTRSWIADNTPYMMFGVNARYPINDDLTAAAFVINGYYHLAHANDQPSYGGQLSWKATSRVTVTETIYYGPAQANTAMEFWRLYSNYITEWKGDDVTVALSYDFGTENIAGQPGSPRAFVMGGALFTRWHVAGPWSLALRPEFYWDRNGRWTGNQQLVKAITNTVEYKTPFQWTNTTFRAEYRYDESTGPQGGFFKNGNFANGQPMLTPGQHLLLFGVLWTFDSP; translated from the coding sequence ATGGCACGGTTTACGGTCCGATTGAGCTGGACGTTGCCGCTGTTGATGTGGCTGTTGGTCACGTCCGTCGCTGCACAGGAGCCTCTTGGAGGGACAGCCGCTGAGCCACCGCCGGCTCCAGATGCTGCGCAGGCCGCCCCTCCCCTCTGGCATTATGGCGCTTATGTCGACTTGAGCTACGACGTCGATTTCAACTTTCCCAAGAATCATCTGTTCCGAAGCCGAACGACAACTCAACGAACAAACGAGCTGGACCCGAACATGGGACTGGTCTACATGCGCAAGGATGCGACGGCCGAATCCCGGTGGGGCATGGAGTTCGGTGCGCAAGGCGGCTACGACACCAAGGACTTTGCGTTCCTCCAAGGGGAGCCGAAAGTCGGAGGGGCCGATACGCTCCGCCATTTTTCCCGTGCCAACCTGTCCTACCTGGCTCCTGTCGGAGGCAAGGACTTGACGGTTACGGCGGGGTTGTTCAACAGCTTGATCGGCTACGAATCGCTCTATGCCAAGGACAACTTCAATTACACCCGGTCCTGGATCGCGGACAATACCCCCTACATGATGTTCGGCGTCAACGCCCGCTATCCGATCAACGACGACCTGACGGCGGCGGCCTTCGTGATCAACGGGTACTATCATTTGGCCCATGCCAACGACCAGCCCAGCTACGGGGGGCAATTGTCCTGGAAGGCGACGTCGCGGGTGACGGTGACGGAAACCATCTATTACGGTCCGGCTCAAGCCAATACCGCCATGGAGTTCTGGCGGTTGTATTCCAATTACATCACCGAATGGAAGGGCGACGATGTCACGGTCGCGTTGTCTTACGACTTCGGAACGGAAAACATCGCCGGGCAGCCGGGGAGCCCCAGGGCGTTTGTCATGGGCGGGGCTCTGTTCACCAGGTGGCATGTGGCCGGGCCCTGGAGCCTGGCCCTGCGGCCGGAGTTCTATTGGGACCGAAACGGACGCTGGACAGGCAACCAGCAGCTCGTCAAAGCCATCACCAACACGGTGGAATACAAAACGCCTTTTCAGTGGACAAACACGACGTTCCGAGCGGAATACCGCTATGACGAGTCCACCGGTCCCCAGGGCGGCTTCTTTAAGAACGGGAACTTTGCCAATGGGCAGCCGATGCTCACGCCGGGCCAGCACTTGCTGCTCTTCGGCGTCCTCTGGACCTTCGATTCGCCCTAA
- the zwf gene encoding glucose-6-phosphate dehydrogenase: MTQPGQKPLADEHGRNGAAEPCTVVIFGGSGDLARRRLVPALYNLLLDGLLPERYTVLGLGRKPLSDQEFRTIAREGVQTFSRQALTESKWADFERHLHYQASVIDDHASYHDIKAAAEKLEADLKLPGNRIFYLAIPPTSIAPVCEGLQQAGLVRPIQNGEPYSRVIVEKPVGRDLESARTINNTIGKVFDESQTFRIDHYLGKETVQNLMVLRFANSIFEPIWNHKYIDHVQITVSEAEGVGTRATYYEESGALRDMVQNHLLQLLCLVAMEPPHSLDPDVVRDAKIEALHCLRPILGQDVERFTVRAQYSQGKAHGKDVPGYRREAGVSPESLIETYVAVKCFVENWRWAGVPFYLRTGKALPKRASEIAVQFKEIPRVLFNVDPATPQVPNLLTLRIQPEEGLSLRLMSRVPGTRAETHPVDMSFKYSEVFGTPSPEAYERLLLDVMTGDASRFMRRDAVEVSWAWVSGILEGWRAQGVRWLPEYPAGTWGPVEADRLIQSDGRTWRIL, from the coding sequence ATGACGCAACCAGGACAGAAGCCGCTTGCCGATGAGCATGGACGCAACGGAGCTGCCGAGCCTTGCACGGTGGTGATTTTCGGCGGGTCCGGCGACCTGGCCCGGCGTCGTTTGGTGCCCGCGCTTTACAATCTGCTGCTGGACGGCCTGCTCCCCGAACGCTATACCGTGCTGGGACTCGGCCGCAAACCGCTGAGCGATCAGGAATTCCGAACCATTGCGCGCGAGGGGGTGCAGACCTTTTCCCGCCAGGCGCTGACGGAATCCAAGTGGGCCGATTTTGAGCGGCATCTGCATTATCAGGCCTCGGTGATCGACGACCACGCCTCCTATCACGACATCAAAGCGGCTGCGGAGAAGCTCGAAGCCGATTTGAAGTTGCCGGGCAACCGGATCTTCTACCTGGCCATCCCCCCCACTTCGATCGCGCCGGTCTGTGAAGGTCTACAGCAAGCCGGCTTGGTCCGCCCGATTCAAAACGGCGAGCCCTACTCCCGGGTGATTGTGGAAAAGCCGGTCGGTCGAGACCTGGAGTCGGCGCGGACGATTAACAACACGATCGGGAAGGTCTTCGACGAATCGCAGACCTTCCGCATCGACCATTATCTGGGCAAGGAAACGGTCCAGAACCTCATGGTCCTGCGCTTTGCGAACAGCATCTTCGAGCCCATCTGGAACCACAAGTACATCGACCATGTGCAGATCACGGTCAGCGAGGCGGAAGGCGTCGGCACCAGGGCGACCTATTACGAGGAATCGGGCGCATTACGCGACATGGTGCAGAACCATCTGCTCCAGTTGCTCTGCCTGGTTGCCATGGAGCCGCCCCATTCGCTCGACCCGGACGTGGTCCGCGACGCCAAGATCGAGGCGTTGCACTGTCTGCGGCCAATCCTGGGCCAAGACGTGGAGCGCTTTACCGTGCGCGCTCAATACAGCCAGGGCAAGGCTCATGGCAAAGACGTCCCCGGGTACCGCCGGGAAGCCGGCGTCTCCCCCGAGTCCCTGATCGAGACCTATGTGGCGGTCAAGTGCTTCGTGGAGAACTGGCGCTGGGCCGGCGTCCCCTTTTATCTGAGAACCGGCAAGGCCTTGCCCAAGCGGGCCAGCGAGATTGCGGTGCAGTTTAAGGAAATTCCGAGGGTGCTTTTCAATGTCGATCCCGCCACGCCGCAGGTGCCCAACCTTCTGACTCTTCGGATTCAGCCAGAAGAGGGGCTGTCCCTGCGTCTCATGTCGCGCGTACCGGGAACCAGAGCGGAGACTCACCCGGTGGATATGAGCTTCAAATACAGCGAAGTGTTCGGAACCCCTTCTCCGGAGGCCTACGAGCGGCTGCTGCTGGACGTCATGACCGGCGACGCATCACGCTTCATGCGGCGCGATGCGGTCGAAGTGTCCTGGGCCTGGGTCAGTGGAATTCTGGAAGGTTGGCGGGCGCAAGGGGTCCGGTGGCTGCCGGAATATCCGGCCGGGACCTGGGGGCCGGTCGAAGCCGATCGCTTGATCCAGAGCGATGGGCGGACATGGCGCATTCTATAG
- a CDS encoding class I SAM-dependent methyltransferase: MTGPDLHSLQTGLAEHLAWWGLRHVESDRVYFEWQQETLSPGQLTSLHRAVEAKQAQPQRADLETAFYDLAADPSILPVLYSQRYELYQTVGPLIAALLSAEGPAQGTVLDFGCGVGVLTTFYAKVFPSLMIVGLDRSVASVKAAQERAQALGLTNVRFESLDIERAPVPGPFDVILSVHALLQAEGEPGLPSRDWTTFERPPGTGPQEAFEQRTGLGLRLDRLCAVLAQEGLLIAFEKTRELARRVPFQRALAARGLILAKPPLPLRYRIIEEVSDDGPLYVTGRGGASGEGHPGNEAQPWDETPEERGEAIASVTELLAQVRASATRAPATSQAPLYENHEASAESVWLGLPDRLIRREQTFTAPTGAQVHVELGESDGLRYLYQATTLDHRQLVLVEPARAALLEAYYAELLPQQPDM, encoded by the coding sequence ATGACCGGCCCAGACCTCCACTCTCTGCAAACCGGACTCGCCGAGCACCTTGCCTGGTGGGGATTGCGGCATGTCGAGTCCGACCGAGTCTACTTCGAGTGGCAGCAGGAGACTCTGTCGCCGGGCCAGCTGACATCGCTCCATCGGGCAGTGGAAGCCAAACAGGCCCAGCCCCAGCGAGCCGATCTGGAAACGGCGTTTTACGATCTGGCGGCCGATCCGTCTATCCTGCCGGTCCTGTACAGCCAACGCTATGAACTGTATCAAACCGTCGGCCCGCTGATCGCCGCCCTGTTGTCCGCCGAAGGTCCGGCGCAGGGGACGGTCCTGGATTTCGGCTGCGGGGTCGGGGTGCTGACGACCTTCTACGCCAAGGTCTTTCCGAGCCTGATGATCGTGGGGCTCGATCGCTCCGTCGCCTCGGTCAAGGCCGCGCAAGAGCGGGCCCAGGCCTTGGGACTCACGAACGTCCGATTTGAATCCCTGGATATCGAACGGGCACCAGTTCCCGGCCCCTTCGATGTGATCCTTTCGGTTCATGCTCTCTTACAAGCCGAGGGGGAGCCGGGCCTGCCGAGCCGGGATTGGACGACATTCGAACGTCCGCCTGGGACAGGTCCCCAAGAGGCGTTTGAACAGCGCACCGGATTGGGGCTCAGGCTCGACCGGCTCTGTGCCGTCCTGGCTCAGGAGGGGCTGCTCATTGCTTTTGAGAAGACCCGCGAATTGGCGAGGCGGGTTCCCTTCCAGCGCGCCCTCGCCGCCCGCGGCCTGATCCTGGCCAAGCCTCCGCTGCCGCTGCGGTATCGGATCATCGAAGAGGTCTCGGACGACGGGCCCTTATATGTGACGGGCCGGGGAGGGGCATCGGGCGAGGGCCATCCCGGAAACGAAGCCCAGCCCTGGGATGAAACCCCGGAAGAGCGGGGAGAAGCCATTGCGTCCGTTACAGAGTTGCTCGCGCAGGTGCGGGCCTCAGCCACCAGGGCTCCAGCCACCTCCCAGGCCCCCCTCTATGAAAATCACGAGGCTTCGGCTGAGTCGGTCTGGCTGGGTCTGCCGGACCGCCTGATCCGCCGCGAACAGACCTTTACGGCCCCCACCGGCGCTCAGGTTCACGTCGAACTCGGCGAGTCAGACGGACTCAGGTACCTCTACCAAGCCACGACCCTTGACCACCGCCAATTGGTCCTGGTCGAGCCGGCTCGGGCGGCCCTGCTGGAGGCCTACTATGCAGAACTGCTTCCCCAACAGCCAGACATGTAA
- a CDS encoding GGDEF domain-containing protein: MRTHAQVSHETLARIRAVVSGGKYVDKSFASSTQCRASAWEAAEGMAEALEKFVKPIPIMQWLVVVVLSAHVVTAESALESSDAIFLILVLLAGNALLLYGLPKLIAPGSIPATLVIVDTLLVPAMLYVTGTSSTDIFVVYFGIIMIAGAAGNLKRALILASITCAAYLGYSTFLFITQHKPLPVGTLLIRLPFLLVMTLFYGALAEFAQHERAHREKLAHDAMHDELTGMPNRRHLLGSLSRALEESRRFDCPLSCAVIDVDHFKFVNDTYGHDMGDRVLKDYASILAVQSRGYDLAGRMGGDEFIWILPRVGKDGALAAAERLREAVEEYQFGNETRTLKLTTSVGLTTYLPDKTETPTPAQILKVADLALYMAKREGRNRVAHLPMLDSKAPSPESVPVQRT, encoded by the coding sequence ATGCGTACTCATGCGCAAGTGTCTCATGAGACACTTGCCCGTATTCGTGCGGTTGTGTCCGGCGGCAAATACGTTGACAAATCTTTTGCCTCCAGTACACAATGCCGCGCAAGTGCGTGGGAGGCGGCGGAAGGGATGGCCGAAGCCCTTGAGAAATTCGTCAAGCCGATTCCCATCATGCAGTGGCTTGTGGTGGTGGTACTGTCGGCTCACGTCGTCACCGCAGAATCCGCCCTCGAATCCAGCGATGCCATCTTTCTGATTCTGGTGTTGCTTGCCGGCAACGCCCTTCTGCTCTACGGCCTGCCGAAGCTGATTGCCCCCGGTTCGATTCCGGCGACCCTGGTGATTGTCGATACCCTCCTCGTGCCCGCCATGCTGTATGTCACGGGGACGAGCAGCACCGACATTTTCGTGGTGTATTTCGGAATCATCATGATCGCGGGCGCCGCCGGGAATCTGAAGCGGGCCTTGATCCTGGCCTCGATCACCTGCGCCGCCTATCTTGGTTACAGCACCTTTTTATTCATCACGCAGCATAAACCCCTGCCGGTCGGCACGCTCCTGATTCGGCTCCCCTTCTTGCTGGTGATGACGCTTTTTTACGGAGCATTGGCTGAATTCGCCCAGCATGAGCGGGCGCATCGAGAAAAGTTGGCCCACGATGCCATGCACGACGAACTGACGGGGATGCCTAACCGTCGGCATTTGCTGGGGAGCCTGTCCCGGGCGTTGGAAGAATCGAGGCGGTTTGACTGCCCCCTGTCCTGCGCGGTCATCGACGTGGACCATTTCAAATTTGTGAACGACACGTATGGCCATGATATGGGCGACCGGGTGCTGAAGGATTATGCCTCCATCCTCGCGGTTCAAAGCCGTGGCTACGACCTGGCTGGCCGGATGGGCGGCGACGAGTTTATCTGGATCCTGCCCCGCGTGGGAAAGGATGGGGCGCTCGCCGCCGCGGAGCGGCTGCGCGAGGCGGTCGAAGAGTATCAATTCGGCAATGAGACCCGCACCTTAAAGCTGACGACGAGCGTCGGCCTCACAACCTACCTCCCCGACAAGACCGAGACCCCGACTCCCGCGCAAATCTTAAAAGTGGCGGATTTGGCCCTGTATATGGCCAAACGAGAGGGGCGGAACCGCGTCGCCCACTTGCCGATGCTCGACTCCAAAGCTCCGTCTCCCGAATCGGTTCCGGTCCAGCGCACCTGA
- a CDS encoding low-specificity L-threonine aldolase, which translates to MIDLRSDTVTQPSQAMRDAMATAPVGDDVYGEDPTVNRLQEMAAALLGKAAALFVPTGIMANQLSLRVHTQPGDEVIVDSRAHIVKYEHGAAAALAGVQLHWVSGQRGILEPEQVLTAIRPNDPYNPQTRLICLENTHNSGGGSVYPLPTIQRIRDIAVARGIPMHLDGARLFNAVVASGVPAADYARHFETVSFCLSKGLGAPVGSIIVSDADTVAKLRPLRRMYGGGMRQAGILAAAGLYALEHNIARLKDDHAHAQALAGQLRKIPSVSIDAEGVETNIVVFEVTDPSRSSSEILGTLKQAGLLINSVGGMSFRAVTHLNVSAQAIEEAGRIFSRVLTR; encoded by the coding sequence ATGATCGATCTCCGCAGCGACACGGTGACGCAGCCCTCCCAAGCCATGCGGGACGCGATGGCGACGGCGCCCGTCGGCGACGACGTCTACGGCGAAGATCCGACCGTCAACCGTTTGCAGGAGATGGCGGCCGCCTTGCTTGGGAAAGCGGCGGCGCTCTTTGTGCCGACCGGCATCATGGCCAATCAGCTGTCCCTCAGGGTCCATACCCAGCCGGGCGATGAAGTGATCGTGGACAGCCGCGCCCATATCGTGAAATACGAACATGGCGCCGCCGCGGCCCTGGCTGGCGTGCAGCTCCATTGGGTGAGCGGACAGCGCGGCATTCTGGAGCCGGAGCAAGTCCTGACGGCCATCCGTCCCAACGACCCGTACAATCCCCAGACCAGACTTATTTGCCTGGAAAACACCCACAATAGCGGCGGTGGTTCAGTCTATCCCCTGCCGACCATCCAGCGGATCAGAGACATAGCCGTTGCGCGCGGCATCCCCATGCATCTGGATGGAGCCCGGCTGTTCAATGCCGTGGTGGCTTCCGGCGTGCCGGCGGCCGACTATGCCCGGCATTTCGAGACCGTCTCGTTCTGCCTGTCCAAGGGTCTTGGAGCGCCGGTCGGTTCGATCATCGTCTCCGATGCCGATACGGTCGCGAAGCTCCGACCGCTCCGGCGCATGTATGGAGGCGGCATGCGGCAGGCCGGCATTCTGGCCGCAGCCGGCCTCTACGCGCTGGAGCACAACATCGCCCGGCTGAAAGACGATCATGCACATGCCCAGGCCTTGGCCGGGCAGCTCCGGAAGATTCCCTCCGTGTCCATCGACGCAGAGGGCGTCGAAACCAACATTGTGGTGTTTGAGGTCACCGATCCTTCCCGCTCCTCCTCGGAAATCCTCGGGACTTTGAAACAGGCGGGCCTGCTGATCAACAGCGTCGGGGGGATGAGTTTTCGCGCGGTCACCCACCTGAATGTGTCCGCCCAGGCGATCGAGGAGGCGGGCCGAATTTTCTCCCGCGTGCTCACCCGCTAG
- a CDS encoding thiol reductase thioredoxin: MIRDVRDDEFDRIVEGASRPVLVEFWQPGCGGCRALLRELEKVQLDAGHRLVILKMNVQENYQIPAELEISSLPALALYRHGQFERFIGGLGTKDMILQQLQEALNDA, encoded by the coding sequence ATGATTCGCGACGTCCGTGACGACGAATTCGACCGGATTGTGGAAGGGGCAAGCCGGCCGGTTCTGGTGGAATTCTGGCAGCCAGGGTGCGGAGGCTGCCGGGCCTTACTGCGCGAGCTGGAAAAAGTTCAACTCGATGCAGGGCATCGTCTTGTCATCCTCAAGATGAACGTGCAGGAAAACTATCAGATCCCGGCCGAACTGGAGATTTCGTCGCTGCCCGCCCTGGCCTTGTACCGGCACGGGCAGTTTGAGCGGTTCATCGGGGGCTTGGGCACAAAAGACATGATCCTGCAACAGTTACAAGAAGCGCTGAATGATGCATGA
- a CDS encoding response regulator, with product MPVAAVQHNAAVLLIEDEPEIRRFLRAMLSPQGYRLHEATTGQDGLAQAAARNPDLILLDLGLPDMDGLEVARRLREWTSVPLIVLTARGEEQSKIEALDLGADDYVTKPFSAGELLARMRVALRHAAKPPGDEGEASFATGNLRVDLLRRQVFVKEKEVHLTLIEYKLLTTLVRHAGKVLTHRQLLKEVWGPLHVDEAHYVRVYMRQLRNKLEDNPARPQLLLTELGVGYRLRTE from the coding sequence ATGCCCGTTGCCGCCGTCCAGCATAACGCCGCGGTGTTGCTGATCGAAGACGAACCGGAGATCAGACGATTCCTCCGGGCGATGCTCTCGCCGCAGGGTTATCGGCTGCACGAAGCGACAACGGGACAGGACGGACTGGCGCAAGCCGCCGCCCGCAATCCTGATCTAATACTGCTCGACCTCGGCCTGCCGGACATGGATGGACTGGAGGTGGCGCGACGGTTACGTGAATGGACGAGCGTCCCCCTCATCGTCCTGACGGCCCGCGGCGAGGAACAATCCAAAATCGAAGCGCTCGATCTGGGCGCAGACGACTATGTCACCAAACCCTTCAGTGCGGGAGAATTATTGGCCCGTATGAGAGTGGCCTTGCGCCACGCCGCGAAACCGCCAGGAGATGAGGGGGAGGCCAGCTTTGCGACGGGGAACTTGCGGGTGGACCTTTTGCGCCGGCAGGTGTTTGTCAAAGAGAAGGAAGTCCATCTCACGCTCATCGAGTATAAACTCCTGACGACGCTGGTCCGCCACGCGGGAAAGGTCCTGACGCACCGCCAACTATTGAAGGAGGTCTGGGGTCCGTTGCATGTGGACGAAGCCCACTATGTGCGGGTGTATATGCGGCAACTCCGCAACAAGCTGGAAGACAATCCGGCCCGCCCGCAACTGTTGCTGACGGAACTTGGCGTCGGCTATCGCCTCCGTACGGAGTAG
- the gnd gene encoding decarboxylating 6-phosphogluconate dehydrogenase codes for MELGFVGLGKMGMNMVTRLQRDKHRVVVYDRTADLVKQAEGVGCVGATSLADLVSKLAAPKAVWIMVPSGQPTEETVQAVAALLKPGDTIIDGGNTKFHDDVRRAADLKAKGIHYVDAGTSGGIWGLKIGYCLMVGGDKEPVKRLEPIFTTLAPENGWAHMGSHGAGHYVKMVHNGIEYSMMQGYAEGFELMAKSTYNLDLAKIADLWMHGSVVRSWLLELAADALAQDPRLDQLKGYVQDSGEGRWMVLDAIEKDVAVPTLTAALFTRFRSRQQDTFAEKMLAALRNAFGGHAVRR; via the coding sequence ATGGAGCTCGGATTCGTCGGACTGGGCAAGATGGGCATGAATATGGTCACGCGCCTGCAACGGGACAAACATCGGGTCGTGGTCTATGACCGGACGGCGGACTTGGTTAAACAGGCGGAAGGCGTAGGGTGCGTCGGCGCAACCTCGTTGGCCGATCTCGTCTCGAAGCTGGCCGCGCCCAAGGCGGTCTGGATCATGGTTCCCTCCGGGCAGCCCACCGAAGAGACCGTGCAAGCGGTGGCGGCGCTGCTCAAGCCCGGCGACACCATTATCGACGGCGGCAATACGAAGTTCCACGACGATGTGCGACGGGCCGCGGACCTGAAGGCCAAGGGCATCCACTATGTGGACGCCGGCACGAGCGGGGGCATCTGGGGGCTCAAGATCGGCTATTGCCTGATGGTCGGCGGCGACAAGGAGCCGGTCAAGCGCCTGGAGCCCATCTTCACGACGCTAGCCCCGGAGAACGGCTGGGCTCATATGGGGAGCCATGGGGCCGGCCATTACGTCAAGATGGTGCATAACGGCATCGAGTACAGCATGATGCAAGGCTATGCCGAGGGATTCGAGCTGATGGCCAAGAGCACCTACAACCTGGACTTGGCCAAGATCGCCGACCTGTGGATGCACGGCAGCGTCGTACGTTCCTGGCTGCTGGAACTGGCCGCCGATGCCCTGGCCCAGGACCCGCGCCTGGATCAATTAAAAGGCTATGTGCAGGACTCGGGGGAAGGCCGCTGGATGGTGCTGGATGCGATTGAAAAGGACGTGGCCGTTCCCACGCTGACCGCCGCGCTCTTCACCCGCTTCCGATCCCGCCAGCAGGATACCTTTGCCGAGAAGATGCTGGCGGCCCTGCGGAACGCGTTCGGCGGCCATGCGGTCCGCCGATAA
- a CDS encoding glutamate-5-semialdehyde dehydrogenase, producing MVEVPVKMYVAALAKKAKEAARAMALVSGSVKTKALLAMADRLEAEEEAIFEDNRLDAEAVGKSLTGDTNRDTVKEAVDRVRFAEDAVKEMAKTLRQVADMPDPVGEMTKLWRQPNGMQVSRMRVPLGVIGIISDGGPPVTTECIALCLKAGNVSLVRGGPEWAKSGARVATILREAAEAAGVSAGGITFVERNEKDAALELLRLNKHLDAILPRGGAGLRRTVIEQTRLPVLGQDVGVSHVYIDGDADLPLAQNIVVNSKAQQPTAPNAVDCVLVHQAVARSLLSALIRRLLDEFRVEVRGCPKTIAMTGSFALPGYMNLIAATDDDWGKQFLSKTLALKVVTDMDDALAHIAQYGPGHTDTIVTRDYTSAMRFIREVDASAVLVNASTRLHDGQEFGLGGGLGVNTTKLPARGPVSLDELTCQKYVVMGTGQLRHPHPVPVTYEDAIMLKRPS from the coding sequence ATGGTTGAAGTTCCGGTCAAGATGTATGTGGCGGCCCTCGCCAAAAAAGCGAAAGAGGCGGCGCGGGCGATGGCGCTCGTATCCGGTTCCGTCAAGACCAAGGCCTTGTTAGCCATGGCCGACCGCTTGGAGGCGGAAGAAGAAGCTATTTTTGAAGACAACCGGCTGGATGCGGAAGCGGTGGGCAAGAGCCTGACCGGTGACACCAACCGGGACACGGTGAAAGAAGCCGTGGATCGGGTCCGCTTTGCGGAGGATGCCGTCAAGGAGATGGCCAAGACCTTGCGCCAGGTCGCGGATATGCCTGACCCGGTCGGAGAGATGACCAAGCTTTGGCGCCAACCCAACGGAATGCAGGTCAGCCGCATGCGCGTGCCGTTGGGCGTCATCGGGATCATTTCCGACGGAGGGCCGCCGGTCACGACCGAGTGCATCGCGCTCTGCTTGAAGGCGGGCAACGTCAGCCTGGTGCGCGGAGGCCCGGAATGGGCCAAGTCCGGCGCCCGGGTGGCGACCATCCTGCGCGAGGCGGCGGAGGCGGCCGGTGTGTCGGCCGGGGGCATCACCTTCGTGGAACGCAACGAAAAAGACGCGGCGCTGGAGCTGCTCCGGCTCAACAAGCATCTGGACGCGATCCTCCCTCGGGGCGGGGCCGGCTTGCGCAGGACGGTCATCGAGCAGACCCGTCTACCGGTGCTGGGTCAGGACGTGGGCGTAAGCCATGTCTATATCGACGGGGATGCGGACCTGCCGCTAGCCCAGAACATCGTGGTGAACTCCAAGGCGCAGCAGCCGACCGCACCCAACGCCGTGGACTGCGTGCTGGTCCACCAAGCCGTGGCTCGGTCGCTCTTGTCCGCCCTGATTCGGCGCTTGCTGGACGAGTTTCGAGTGGAAGTGCGGGGCTGCCCTAAGACGATCGCCATGACCGGGTCTTTCGCCTTGCCCGGTTATATGAATCTCATCGCCGCCACGGACGACGACTGGGGAAAACAATTTCTGTCCAAGACGTTGGCGCTCAAGGTCGTGACGGATATGGACGATGCCTTGGCCCACATCGCGCAATATGGTCCCGGCCATACGGATACGATCGTGACCCGCGACTATACCTCGGCGATGCGCTTTATCCGCGAGGTGGATGCGAGCGCGGTCCTGGTGAACGCCTCCACGCGACTGCACGACGGGCAGGAGTTCGGATTGGGCGGGGGGCTGGGCGTCAATACCACCAAGCTGCCGGCGCGCGGGCCCGTGTCGTTGGACGAACTCACGTGCCAGAAATATGTGGTCATGGGCACAGGCCAACTCCGTCACCCCCATCCGGTGCCGGTGACCTATGAAGACGCGATCATGTTGAAACGGCCCTCGTAA